Proteins co-encoded in one Brassica oleracea var. oleracea cultivar TO1000 chromosome C4, BOL, whole genome shotgun sequence genomic window:
- the LOC106340140 gene encoding protein LITTLE ZIPPER 1, whose protein sequence is MQKTFIYITPLYIHLSSYPNTSHFFLSLSLESPKMCLSSSRPFSDTPTRLVLYLKTQTHVRIPRLSRRRRMWRKEKEMEMKNIRLYMENQYIIQENEKLKKKALLLHQENKALFSQLQTKKVSHVP, encoded by the exons ATGCAAAAAACTTTCATCTATATAACGCCTCTCTATATCCATCTCTCCAGCTACCCAAACACTTCTCACTTCTTCTTGTCTCTCTCTCTTGAATCTCCAAAGATGTGTTTGAGTTCTTCACGACCATTCTCAGACACACCCACGAGATTAGTTTTGTACCTCAAAACACAAACCCACGTTCGTATCCCTCGCCTATCCAG GAGGAGAAGGATGTGGAGGAAGGAAAAGGAGATGGAGATGAAAAATATAAGGCTTTACATGGAGAACCAATACATCATACAAGAGAATGAGAAACTCAAGAAGAAAGCTCTTCTTCTTCACCAAGAAAACAAAGCTCTCTTCTCTCAGCTTCAGACCAAAAAAGTTTCACATGTTCCATAA
- the LOC106342557 gene encoding protein lava lamp isoform X2 codes for MASTAADGKIAAAASSRINSSQNDASASPSMNSKDFIVSVAANIASQPLQNYDSNVWGVLTAISNNARKRRQGINILLNSDEHCFGRLPSHASYQVESNAISGNHCKIHRKVVTGGDASVFLEDTSTNGTFLNWERVKKKGPEVRVQHGDIISFAAPPDHEKAFAFVYREILGNNPAVSSMSRKRKAEDITCEIKRPKGIGIGGPDGPISLDDFKSLQRSNTELRKQLEAQVLTVDTLRNESRAIVELHESEIKQMKDSVAKSFQNELTELRELIDTRQKELAQVNKVSAEQKHSIDDLGERLSGSLQSLSEANEIIKSQKATIDELKTGVDEERSQRKEERETAAAEIKAAIHKCQIEAQEELNRFSDVAMRHEREQQEVINKMKETEKERSTQVETLMSKLEDTRQKLVYSDNRNRQLEAQLSEEQLASANAQKKMEELDLEIKRLQKDLENEKAAREEAWAKVSALELEISAALRDLDVERQRHRGARERIMLRETQLRAFYSTTEEISALFAKQQEQLKNMQRTLEDEENCDNISLDIDLNPVNRSLIRGNNTREDVRATNCAAKASSSTSGQRSDRNEVVDTSCEDADATQKHDCEIMSQEGQNTQEADYASSDKVSKGGFGSDIGVVGTAPTSGTDPVGTEQVDETQSPGNDHLRKSIISAGDTMQIDFETQVHEGDQNDEAALLLRNNPLNDGRDTQDTEGVGTIRTSDLLASEVAGSWAYSTAPSVHGENEAERSREDEESQTQRIKEVAAQVGESQTKPTVPEVLDTTRKADAEQVAVEETMGIIEQGKINHDKVSSDSETVSCSDTDDDDHVKEKLGPVSDSDTEGSDMNDDKLRAHSLDSDSEGSHEADENQKQVDTMDEDDKAP; via the exons GGAATAAACATACTTTTGAATTCTGATGAGCATTGCTTCGGGCGGCTGCCGAGTCACGCGAGCTATCAGGTTGAGTCGAATGCTATAAGTGGGAATCACTGTAAGATACATCGTAAGGTGGTCACAGGCGGTGATGCGTCTGTCTTCTTGGAAGACACTAG CACGAATGGTACGTTTCTCAATTGGGAGAGAGTGAAGAAGAAAGGTCCTGAAGTCAGGGTTCAGCATGGTGACATCATATCTTTTGCTGCTCCTCCTGACCATG AGAAGGCCTTTGCATTTGTATACCGCGAAATACTTGGAAACAATCCTGCGGTTTCCTCCATGAGCAGAAAAAGAAAAGCAG AGGATATAACTTGTGAAATTAAGAGGCCGAAGGGGATTGGGATTGGTGGTCCTGATGGTCCAATATCTTTGGATGATTTTAAGAGCCTCCAGCGATCAAACACA GAACTGAGGAAACAGTTAGAAGCACAAGTGCTTACCGTTGACACTCTGCGTAATGAGTCCCGGGCAATTGTGGAGCTTCATGAAAGT GAAATAAAACAGATGAAAGACTCCGTTGCAAAATCATTTCAGAATGAATTGACTGAGCTGCGTGAGCTAATAGATACTAGGCAAAAAGAACTGGCGCAGGTCAACAAAGTATCCGCAGAACAGAAGCATTCTATAGATGACCTTGGCGAGAGACTAAGCGGTTCTTTGCAATCTCTCAGTGAAGCAAATGAAATAATTAAAAG TCAAAAGGCAACTATAGATGAACTGAAGACAGGGGTGGATGAAGAGAGAAGTCAAAGAAAAGAGGAACGAGAAACTGCCGCTGCTGAAATAAAAGCTGCGATACATAAATGCCAAATTGAGGCTCAGGAAGAATTGAACAGATTTTCTGATGTTGCTATGAGACACGAGAGGGAACAACAAGAAGTAATCAACAAAATGAAG GAGACAGAGAAAGAAAGGTCCACCCAAGTGGAAACTTTGATGTCAAAATTG GAAGATACGAGGCAGAAGCTGGTCTACTCTGACAATAGAAACCGTCAGCTAGAAGCTCAACTTTCCGAGGAGCAGCTTGCTTCTGCTAATGCACAAAAA AAAATGGAAGAACTAGACCTGGAAATAAAAAGACTGCAAAAGGATCTGGAGAACGAAAAG GCAGCCCGAGAAGAAGCATGGGCAAAAGTGTCTGCCTTAGAACTAGAGATAAGTGCTGCTCTTCGAGATCTTGACGTTGAAAGACAGAGACACCGTGGTGCAAGAGAAAGAATCATGCTCCG TGAAACTCAGTTGCGGGCATTTTATTCTACGACTGAGGAGATCTCAGCTCTGTTTGCAAAGCAGCAGGAACAGCTCAAGAACATGCAGAGAACTCTAGAAGATGAGGAAAATTGTGACAATATTTCATTAGATATTGATCTTAATCCAGTAAACAGAAGTCTCATCAGAGGTAATAATACTCGGGAAGATGTCAGAGCAACGAACTGTGCTGCCAAGGCAAGCTCCTCCACATCAGGGCAAAGGTCTGACAGAAACGAAGTTGTTGATACGTCCTGTGAAGATGCGGATGCTACTCAGAAGCATGATTGTGAGATCATGAGCCAAGAAGGCCAAAACACCCAAGAAGCTGATTATGCAAGCTCCGACAAAGTTTCCAAGGGTGGGTTTGGTTCCGATATAGGTGTTGTTGGTACAGCACCCACTTCGGGAACAGACCCTGTAGGAACAGAGCAAGTTGACGAAACTCAGAGTCCAGGAAATGACCATCTGAGGAAGTCAATCATTTCAGCTGGTGATACAATGCAAATAGACTTTGAAACTCAGGTACATGAAGGTGATCAGAATGATGAAGCTGCTCTCTTGTTAAGGAACAACCCCTTGAACGATGGAAGAGATACGCAAGACACAGAGGGAGTAGGGACTATAAGAACGTCAGATCTTCTAGCTTCTGAAGTTGCTGGGAGTTGGGCTTATAGCACAGCTCCATCTGTACATGGAGAAAACGAAGCCGAAAGAAGCAGAGAGGATGAAGAGAGTCAGACTCAAAGAATCAAGGAAGTGGCCGCTCAAGTAGGGGAGAGTCAAACTAAACCGACAGTTCCTGAGGTCCTGGACACTACAAGGAAAGCTGACGCTGAGCAAGTCGCTGTTGAGGAGACAATGGGGATCATTGAACAGGGAAAAATAAATCATGATAAGGTTTCTTCCGACTCTGAGACAGTGAGTTGTTCTGATACAGATGATGATGACCATGTGAAGGAGAAACTTGGTCCTGTCTCAGACTCGGACACAGAGGGTTCTGATATGAATGATGACAAGCTGAGAGCACACTCTTTGGATTCGGATAGTGAAGGAAGCCACGAAGCTGATGAAAATCAAAAACAGGTGGACACCATGGACGAAGACGATAAAGCTCCTTAG
- the LOC106342557 gene encoding myosin heavy chain, non-muscle isoform X1, with protein MASTAADGKIAAAASSRINSSQNDASASPSMNSKDFIVSVAANIASQPLQNYDSNVWGVLTAISNNARKRRQGINILLNSDEHCFGRLPSHASYQVESNAISGNHCKIHRKVVTGGDASVFLEDTSTNGTFLNWERVKKKGPEVRVQHGDIISFAAPPDHEKAFAFVYREILGNNPAVSSMSRKRKAEDITCEIKRPKGIGIGGPDGPISLDDFKSLQRSNTELRKQLEAQVLTVDTLRNESRAIVELHESEIKQMKDSVAKSFQNELTELRELIDTRQKELAQVNKVSAEQKHSIDDLGERLSGSLQSLSEANEIIKSQKATIDELKTGVDEERSQRKEERETAAAEIKAAIHKCQIEAQEELNRFSDVAMRHEREQQEVINKMKETEKERSTQVETLMSKLEDTRQKLVYSDNRNRQLEAQLSEEQLASANAQKKMEELDLEIKRLQKDLENEKQAAREEAWAKVSALELEISAALRDLDVERQRHRGARERIMLRETQLRAFYSTTEEISALFAKQQEQLKNMQRTLEDEENCDNISLDIDLNPVNRSLIRGNNTREDVRATNCAAKASSSTSGQRSDRNEVVDTSCEDADATQKHDCEIMSQEGQNTQEADYASSDKVSKGGFGSDIGVVGTAPTSGTDPVGTEQVDETQSPGNDHLRKSIISAGDTMQIDFETQVHEGDQNDEAALLLRNNPLNDGRDTQDTEGVGTIRTSDLLASEVAGSWAYSTAPSVHGENEAERSREDEESQTQRIKEVAAQVGESQTKPTVPEVLDTTRKADAEQVAVEETMGIIEQGKINHDKVSSDSETVSCSDTDDDDHVKEKLGPVSDSDTEGSDMNDDKLRAHSLDSDSEGSHEADENQKQVDTMDEDDKAP; from the exons GGAATAAACATACTTTTGAATTCTGATGAGCATTGCTTCGGGCGGCTGCCGAGTCACGCGAGCTATCAGGTTGAGTCGAATGCTATAAGTGGGAATCACTGTAAGATACATCGTAAGGTGGTCACAGGCGGTGATGCGTCTGTCTTCTTGGAAGACACTAG CACGAATGGTACGTTTCTCAATTGGGAGAGAGTGAAGAAGAAAGGTCCTGAAGTCAGGGTTCAGCATGGTGACATCATATCTTTTGCTGCTCCTCCTGACCATG AGAAGGCCTTTGCATTTGTATACCGCGAAATACTTGGAAACAATCCTGCGGTTTCCTCCATGAGCAGAAAAAGAAAAGCAG AGGATATAACTTGTGAAATTAAGAGGCCGAAGGGGATTGGGATTGGTGGTCCTGATGGTCCAATATCTTTGGATGATTTTAAGAGCCTCCAGCGATCAAACACA GAACTGAGGAAACAGTTAGAAGCACAAGTGCTTACCGTTGACACTCTGCGTAATGAGTCCCGGGCAATTGTGGAGCTTCATGAAAGT GAAATAAAACAGATGAAAGACTCCGTTGCAAAATCATTTCAGAATGAATTGACTGAGCTGCGTGAGCTAATAGATACTAGGCAAAAAGAACTGGCGCAGGTCAACAAAGTATCCGCAGAACAGAAGCATTCTATAGATGACCTTGGCGAGAGACTAAGCGGTTCTTTGCAATCTCTCAGTGAAGCAAATGAAATAATTAAAAG TCAAAAGGCAACTATAGATGAACTGAAGACAGGGGTGGATGAAGAGAGAAGTCAAAGAAAAGAGGAACGAGAAACTGCCGCTGCTGAAATAAAAGCTGCGATACATAAATGCCAAATTGAGGCTCAGGAAGAATTGAACAGATTTTCTGATGTTGCTATGAGACACGAGAGGGAACAACAAGAAGTAATCAACAAAATGAAG GAGACAGAGAAAGAAAGGTCCACCCAAGTGGAAACTTTGATGTCAAAATTG GAAGATACGAGGCAGAAGCTGGTCTACTCTGACAATAGAAACCGTCAGCTAGAAGCTCAACTTTCCGAGGAGCAGCTTGCTTCTGCTAATGCACAAAAA AAAATGGAAGAACTAGACCTGGAAATAAAAAGACTGCAAAAGGATCTGGAGAACGAAAAG CAGGCAGCCCGAGAAGAAGCATGGGCAAAAGTGTCTGCCTTAGAACTAGAGATAAGTGCTGCTCTTCGAGATCTTGACGTTGAAAGACAGAGACACCGTGGTGCAAGAGAAAGAATCATGCTCCG TGAAACTCAGTTGCGGGCATTTTATTCTACGACTGAGGAGATCTCAGCTCTGTTTGCAAAGCAGCAGGAACAGCTCAAGAACATGCAGAGAACTCTAGAAGATGAGGAAAATTGTGACAATATTTCATTAGATATTGATCTTAATCCAGTAAACAGAAGTCTCATCAGAGGTAATAATACTCGGGAAGATGTCAGAGCAACGAACTGTGCTGCCAAGGCAAGCTCCTCCACATCAGGGCAAAGGTCTGACAGAAACGAAGTTGTTGATACGTCCTGTGAAGATGCGGATGCTACTCAGAAGCATGATTGTGAGATCATGAGCCAAGAAGGCCAAAACACCCAAGAAGCTGATTATGCAAGCTCCGACAAAGTTTCCAAGGGTGGGTTTGGTTCCGATATAGGTGTTGTTGGTACAGCACCCACTTCGGGAACAGACCCTGTAGGAACAGAGCAAGTTGACGAAACTCAGAGTCCAGGAAATGACCATCTGAGGAAGTCAATCATTTCAGCTGGTGATACAATGCAAATAGACTTTGAAACTCAGGTACATGAAGGTGATCAGAATGATGAAGCTGCTCTCTTGTTAAGGAACAACCCCTTGAACGATGGAAGAGATACGCAAGACACAGAGGGAGTAGGGACTATAAGAACGTCAGATCTTCTAGCTTCTGAAGTTGCTGGGAGTTGGGCTTATAGCACAGCTCCATCTGTACATGGAGAAAACGAAGCCGAAAGAAGCAGAGAGGATGAAGAGAGTCAGACTCAAAGAATCAAGGAAGTGGCCGCTCAAGTAGGGGAGAGTCAAACTAAACCGACAGTTCCTGAGGTCCTGGACACTACAAGGAAAGCTGACGCTGAGCAAGTCGCTGTTGAGGAGACAATGGGGATCATTGAACAGGGAAAAATAAATCATGATAAGGTTTCTTCCGACTCTGAGACAGTGAGTTGTTCTGATACAGATGATGATGACCATGTGAAGGAGAAACTTGGTCCTGTCTCAGACTCGGACACAGAGGGTTCTGATATGAATGATGACAAGCTGAGAGCACACTCTTTGGATTCGGATAGTGAAGGAAGCCACGAAGCTGATGAAAATCAAAAACAGGTGGACACCATGGACGAAGACGATAAAGCTCCTTAG